The Thermosynechococcus sp. CL-1 genomic interval TTCTTGCCCAACAATCACTTTCTCTGGTCAGAAGCAGAATTTCAGGACTGGGCGAAAGGTCGCAAAACGCTGGTCTTGGAGTATTTCTACCGCGCCGGTCGCCAACGGTTTCAAATTCTCATGGACGGTAAATCCCCCGTGGGTGGCAAGTGGAACTACGATGCCGAAAATCGCCAACCGCCGCCTACTCGCCTCAAACCGCCACCACCGCTGCGCTTTTCTCCCGATCAGATCAGCCAAGAAGTCATTGAGACAGTGCGCCAAGGGAACTTTGACACCTACGGCCACATCGAACCCTTTGACTGGGGAGTCACCCGCGCCCAAGCGCTGCAGGTCTTGGAAAACTTTATTGCATACCGCTTGCCCCAGTTTGGCCCCTACCAAGATGCCATGGTGGCAGGAGAAGAGAGCCTGTGGCACAGTTTGCTGTCCCCCTATTTGAACCTAGGGCTATTGCACCCCCAAGAAGTGATCGATGCTGTCTTAGCCGCCTACAGGGAACGGCCGCTGCCCCTCAACAGTGTGGAGGGCTTTATTCGCCAAATTCTCGGCTGGCGCGAGTATATGTATGGTCTCTATCACTACCTTGGTGCTGACTACTGCCAGCATAATTTCTTTCAGCACACTCATCCCTTACCGACGTTCTTTTGGCAGAGCGATCGCACCTCGATGAACTGTCTGCGCCAGGTTCTGCAGCAAATTGAGCGCACAGGCTATGCCCACCACATTCAACGGCTGATGATCCTCGCCAACTTTGCCCTGATTACTGGCTTGTCTCCCCAACAAGTGGAAAACTGGTTCCACAGCGTGTTTATTGATGCCTACGACTGGGTGATGCAAACCAATGTCCTCGGCATGGGCTTATTTGCCGACGGCGGACGCTTGGCCTCCAAGCTCTATGCGGCGTCTGCTAACTACATTCAGCGCATGAGTAATTATTGCCAAGGCTGTGCCTATGATCCCAAGCAACGGGTGGGCGATCGCGCCTGTCCCTTTAACTTTTTTTATTGGCACTTTCTAGCCCGACACCGCAAAATCTTGAGTCGCCAAGGACGCATGAGCATTATCCTCAAAAATTTGGATAAATTGAGCGCCACAGAAACGGCAGCCATTCAACAGCAGGTGCAGCAGTGGTATGCTGAAAATTCATAGCCTCAAAAATAAAAAGTGTATTCTACATAACATTCATTTGCCATACGTCTTAAATTTAATCCGAAGTCTGTGAGTCTGGAATAAGTGAAAAATTCGGGTATTTTGAAATCTAATGGGAATCGAACTTAACCAAAAGATAACCAAAAAATAATTTCCTCCTACTCTTAAGTCGAGATAATTTATAGTGAGGTAAAGCAAAAGTACAGTTTTCACCCTAAAAAATTCAATACTCATTCCGGGGGACAATCAAATGAATGAGACAGTCAATATCCAACTGTCCGCAGCCGCTACGTTGGCTGACTTACCCTATTTTTCCTATCAGGTTTCCCCTGAAACCATCTCTGAAGAAGTGGCTGACGAATTTCAACGTTACCCTGAGCTACCGGGGGTCCTAGTGGTGGCAGGCAATCGCGTCATCGGCATGATCTCCAAGGTCAAGTTTTTTGAGCGCATGAGTAAGCAGTTTGGTCGCGATCTCTACTTGCCGCGCCCGATCAAATTGATTCCAGAAATTGCCGCCCCCCAAGTACCGCCCCTTGTCTTGATGGCACGCACTCCCGTCGAAGAAGCCGTGGAACAGGCCTTGAGTCGCCCCCCCGCCTTTGTCTACGAACCCGTGGTCGTGCGTAAGGGCAAGCAACTGGTGTTGGTGGATATGCGGGTGATCCTGATTGCCCAAGCGCAAGTGCTGAGCAAGAAAAATCTCTTCATTCAGCAGCAGCACCTCCACACCCAGCAACTCCTTGAGAAGTTAAAGGTGGAAAAAGAGCGGAACCAAGACTATGCCAAGCGCCTTGAAAGCGAGCTGACCCGCACCCAACAGATGAACGAAGCCCTAGAGCAGCAGGAGCGCTCTGTGCGTGAGCAAGCGGAGCGGATTGCCCAACTCAATCAACGGTTCGTCTCCATTAGCCAAGTTCTTTCCCAGCGGGGGCGCAAAGCCTTTCAGCAAACATTCACCGGGGTTAACCAAATTAGCCGTCACACAGCGGAGGTTTATCGCCTCAGCGAACGGCTGAAACAGGACGTGGAAATTATCGACCAAGCCACCCATCAAATTGCTGAGATTACCCGTCAGGTGAAACACCTTGCGGTGCAGGCGGGGCTGATTGCCAGTCGCAGTGGCCAGCAGATGGCTGGTTTCGATTTTATCAGTGAGGCAATTAACAAATTGGCCAACCAAGTGGTCTTTGCCAACCAACAAGTAGAGGAAATGGCCAATCATTTTCGCCATCACATTCGCGAGGTTGTAGAGTCCACCGCCTCTGGGGAAAAAATCGCGCGATCGCTCCTCAGTCAAGTGGAAGATACGCAGCAAGCCATCCAAGAACTGCAAGCGCTCCTGAATGCTGAGGAAGTCTCTACGGACTATGAGGAGATGCCGACAGCTGCGGTTGCTTAGGGCAGTGGATTTCGGCGATCGCCACAGGGTATTTTGGAGCTAGAACACCCTATAATTTCTAGGATTGAGGATGCCCAAACCCACTGTTATTCTCCATGGCGGCGCCGGCAGCTCGCTCCAAGACAAAGGCGGTCTCATTCCCGTCCGCCAATCCCTGCATACCATTGTCAGCCAAGTGGTTCAGGCCCTAAAAGAAGGGGCAACGGCGATTGAGGCAGTGGTTTTGGGGTGTCGGCTCCTAGAGGATGAACCGCGCTTTAATGCAGGCACGGGGTCTGTGCTGCAATCGGACGGTCAAATTCGCATGAGTGCCTCGCTCATGGATGGGCAGCGGCAGAGCCTCAGCGGTGTCATTAATGTCTCACGGGTGAAAAATCCCATTGATCTTGCCCACTGGCTGCAACAGTGCCCTGACCGTATTCTGTCCGATGTGGGAGCAGCAGAACTGGCTCGTGAGCTAGGGATTCCTGTGTATCAACCCCTCACGGATCAGCGACTCTACGAGTGGCTCGAGGAACGCAAAGGCAATTTCCAAAAATCGATGGCCGGAGTCGTGGCCGAGGAGGCAAGGCGGGGCACGATTGGTGTTGTGGTTTTAGATCAGCAGGGACACTTGGCCGTGGGGACTTCCACTGGCGGCAAGGGCTTTGAGCGCATTGGGCGGGTGAGTGACTCCGCAACCCCAGCCGGCAACTATGCCAACAGCTTAGCAGCAGTCAGTTGTACTGGCATTGGTGAGGATATTCTTGATGAGGCGCTGGCCACGCGGATTGTGGTGCGGGTAACCGATGGCTTGTCCCTAGAGGCGGCCTTTGAAAAATCCTTCCGCGAAGCCGCTAGTCGGCAACGCGATTTTGGCGCCATTGGCCTCGACCATCGGGGGGCGATCGCCTGGGGCAAAACCTGTGATGTCCTGCTGGCGGCCTACTGGGATGGAACGACCATTGGCGATACCTTGGAATTACCACCGGGGCTACAGGTGGGCAGTCAAAAATAATTTATCCTTGGTGTCAAGTTTTTTTATTGCTCACTACATCGGATTGGGTGCATCTGTTGGGTCAAACGCCTATAATCTTAAGTGTTTTTACATTTGG includes:
- a CDS encoding cryptochrome/photolyase family protein — protein: MAIGVWVLGDQLWQGQSALQSCPTPVPVILIESRQWVKQRRYHAQKLVLVWSAMRHFAQELEAGGWPVTYAIAPDFATPLRQWIAAHHIHELRIMQPSDRPFRDLIATLDLPCTIKFLPNNHFLWSEAEFQDWAKGRKTLVLEYFYRAGRQRFQILMDGKSPVGGKWNYDAENRQPPPTRLKPPPPLRFSPDQISQEVIETVRQGNFDTYGHIEPFDWGVTRAQALQVLENFIAYRLPQFGPYQDAMVAGEESLWHSLLSPYLNLGLLHPQEVIDAVLAAYRERPLPLNSVEGFIRQILGWREYMYGLYHYLGADYCQHNFFQHTHPLPTFFWQSDRTSMNCLRQVLQQIERTGYAHHIQRLMILANFALITGLSPQQVENWFHSVFIDAYDWVMQTNVLGMGLFADGGRLASKLYAASANYIQRMSNYCQGCAYDPKQRVGDRACPFNFFYWHFLARHRKILSRQGRMSIILKNLDKLSATETAAIQQQVQQWYAENS
- a CDS encoding methyl-accepting chemotaxis protein, with the protein product MNETVNIQLSAAATLADLPYFSYQVSPETISEEVADEFQRYPELPGVLVVAGNRVIGMISKVKFFERMSKQFGRDLYLPRPIKLIPEIAAPQVPPLVLMARTPVEEAVEQALSRPPAFVYEPVVVRKGKQLVLVDMRVILIAQAQVLSKKNLFIQQQHLHTQQLLEKLKVEKERNQDYAKRLESELTRTQQMNEALEQQERSVREQAERIAQLNQRFVSISQVLSQRGRKAFQQTFTGVNQISRHTAEVYRLSERLKQDVEIIDQATHQIAEITRQVKHLAVQAGLIASRSGQQMAGFDFISEAINKLANQVVFANQQVEEMANHFRHHIREVVESTASGEKIARSLLSQVEDTQQAIQELQALLNAEEVSTDYEEMPTAAVA
- a CDS encoding isoaspartyl peptidase/L-asparaginase, whose amino-acid sequence is MPKPTVILHGGAGSSLQDKGGLIPVRQSLHTIVSQVVQALKEGATAIEAVVLGCRLLEDEPRFNAGTGSVLQSDGQIRMSASLMDGQRQSLSGVINVSRVKNPIDLAHWLQQCPDRILSDVGAAELARELGIPVYQPLTDQRLYEWLEERKGNFQKSMAGVVAEEARRGTIGVVVLDQQGHLAVGTSTGGKGFERIGRVSDSATPAGNYANSLAAVSCTGIGEDILDEALATRIVVRVTDGLSLEAAFEKSFREAASRQRDFGAIGLDHRGAIAWGKTCDVLLAAYWDGTTIGDTLELPPGLQVGSQK